The Lactobacillus sp. CBA3605 genome contains a region encoding:
- a CDS encoding YibE/F family protein, translating to MSTITVLGLVLFALMTLVGGKTGATAFLSLIFNFGLLFLAVVFISWGFPAMGVSLVIGTIILAFTIFFGEANEVAAKTAYIAALIVMVALILIIFPVENWVMAQGFSLEDSEDLEGMSLTIGVSFVGVAITEAILSTLGAIAEAGIAIAAGLSEIIEQHPNVTTARLYIDGISIGKQIIGTTFNTLFFGFFGGFLALFIWFSGLHYSFGSVINNKIFVAEVIMVLFALIGVILTVPVTTWVMTIEHRHATKLKG from the coding sequence ATGAGTACCATTACGGTTTTAGGACTGGTCTTATTTGCGTTGATGACCTTGGTGGGTGGTAAAACTGGCGCCACCGCTTTTTTAAGTCTTATTTTTAACTTTGGCTTATTATTCTTAGCGGTCGTCTTCATTTCCTGGGGCTTTCCGGCGATGGGAGTTTCATTAGTCATCGGCACGATTATTTTAGCGTTCACGATTTTCTTTGGGGAAGCGAATGAAGTAGCGGCTAAAACGGCCTATATTGCTGCCTTGATTGTGATGGTGGCGTTAATTTTAATTATTTTTCCTGTTGAAAATTGGGTTATGGCCCAAGGTTTTAGTCTTGAAGATAGCGAAGACCTAGAAGGAATGTCGTTAACAATTGGCGTGTCTTTTGTGGGCGTTGCCATTACTGAAGCCATATTAAGTACACTAGGTGCAATTGCGGAAGCCGGGATTGCGATTGCGGCCGGGCTGAGTGAAATTATTGAGCAACATCCAAACGTCACGACAGCGCGGCTTTATATTGATGGCATTAGTATTGGCAAACAAATTATTGGGACCACGTTTAATACGCTATTTTTCGGTTTCTTTGGCGGTTTTTTAGCCTTATTCATCTGGTTTTCCGGCTTACATTATTCTTTTGGTAGTGTGATTAATAATAAAATTTTTGTGGCAGAAGTCATCATGGTTTTATTTGCATTAATCGGTGTCATTCTTACCGTGCCAGTCACGACTTGGGTGATGACGATTGAACACCGGCATGCGACTAAGCTAAAGGGTTGA